Proteins from a single region of Sesamum indicum cultivar Zhongzhi No. 13 linkage group LG5, S_indicum_v1.0, whole genome shotgun sequence:
- the LOC105161529 gene encoding protein SCO1 homolog 1, mitochondrial, which produces MASTFLRNLRLCHIYYSFNSQLNSSKFRSLPAKILGSSTLTSMSPEIVVDDQYRLLRAFSMNHRFFCSNATSPSVKPASSSNVDAAPSSVSGEGNSGSRNGGDNSGGSEGASQQGKPVRGGPVSWMSFFLLLCTGGGLVFYYDREKKRHIEGINNASNAVRQGPSVGKAAIGGPFNLIDHNGKSVTDKDFLGKWNLIYFGFTHCPDICPDELQKLASAIDKIKENSGLEVVPVFISVDPERDTVEQVREYVKEFHPKLIGLTGSPDEIKNAARAYRVYYMKTEEEGSDYLVDHSIVMYLMDPNMQFVKFFGKNVDATSLADGVIQEIKQHKKLKA; this is translated from the exons ATGGCTTCTACGTTCCTGCGAAACTTACGCCTGTGTCATATTTACTATTCCTTCAATTCTCAATTGAATTCCTCTAAATTTCGCAGTCTTCCTGCAAAAATACTCGGGAGTTCAACACTTACTTCAATGTCGCCGGAAATTGTCGTCGACGATCAATACAGATTGTTGCGTGCTTTTTCGATGAATCATCGTTTTTTTTGCTCCAATGCCACTAGTCCTAGCGTCAAGCCAGCGTCAAGCTCAAATGTAGACGCCGCGCCGTCTAGTGTGTCGGGGGAGGGTAATTCCGGAAGTAGGAATGGAGGGGATAATTCCGGTGGATCAGAGGGTGCTTCTCAGCAAGGGAAGCCTGTCCGAGGAGgg CCTGTTTCATGGATGAGtttctttttgcttctttGCACCGGAGGTGGATTGGTGTTCTACTACGACAGGGAAAAGAAGCGGCATATTGAAG GGATAAATAATGCTTCAAATGCAGTAAGACAGGGACCTTCTGTTGGAAAGGCAGCTATTGGAGGTCCATTTAACCTCATTGACCATAATGGGAAATCCGTGACGGATAAGGACTTTTTGGGAAAATGGAATTTAATCTATTTTGGATTCACCCACTGCCCTGATATATGCCCGGACGAGCTACAAAAGCTTGCATCAgcaattgataaaataa AAGAAAATTCTGGATTGGAAGTAGTGCCAGTCTTCATTTCAGTTGATCCAGAAAGAGATACAGTTGAACAAGTTCGTGAATATGTCAAAG AATTCCACCCAAAGTTAATTGGCCTCACTGGTTCCCCTGATGAAATCAAGAATGCAGCACGTGCTTATCGTGTATACTATATGAAGACAGAAGAAGAAGGTTCAGACTATCTTGTCGATCACTCTATAGTCAT GTACTTGATGGATCCAAATATGCAATTTGTGAAGTTCTTTGGGAAGAATGTTGATGCTACTTCACTTGCAGATGGAGTAATTCAGGAGATAAAGCAGCACAAAAAACTCAAAGCATAG
- the LOC105161530 gene encoding uncharacterized protein LOC105161530, with translation MAGGGNFIHRVISYVANELIVNGLANSPRFQRFAVRTSKKMEEFSDIAAQKKKELAEQMKDVSKNFESFKNQ, from the exons ATGGCCGGAGGTGGAAATTTCATTCACAGAGTGATATCTTATGTGGCTAATGAGCTTATTGTGAATGGACTTGCGAACag TCCTAGATTCCAGAGGTTTGCTGTGAGGACATCAAAGAAGATGGAGGAATTTTCTGATATTG CTGctcagaagaagaaagaactAGCTGAGCAAATGAAGGATGTGTCTAAGAATTTTGAG TCATTTAAGAACCAGTGA